tttaattattctttCAAGTGAAGACACATgtattatttcaaaaacattGAATCTAATACAATAATcttcataattaattaattcagggCTATAAGTTTGCTTTTACGttgttatatatgttacaccgaatccgtgaaattgtctattacacgcattcggcaagagaattgccgaatgcgtgaaaaatgcaagcatgttgcccagttcacggattccgtaaattttttggcgaatgcgtgtattcggcaagaatttgtctgctcaaagcatggagtcggcaaatagacagcagcgctccggtgttgttttttagaactggacagcgtggacaagtgtcaaagtgaccgctgaatgaggatgtttaatttagtttaatttacatattattatgtataatatgactacatacatatgtttcgatcatctcatatgacttatacataaattaatgccatttttatacattttgatcaatattttaacagtgaaacatatgtatgtagtcatattatacataatatgtaaattaaacatccttattcggctgtcactttgacacttggttataatataacacgctgtccagttcacgcattcggcaaagaatttacggaatccatgaactgggcaacgtgcttgcatttttcacgcatccggcaattctcttgccgaatgcttgtaatagacaatttcatggattcggcgtaacatatataataaaagttcAGAGTTGGCAGAATATACTCACAATGGTTAGTTCCAATTAATCAAAACGATGTATACATATTGATAAGTATGGTCTATTCATTTTTGTATTTACAAGACACTTTGTTCTTCCttttttactaaaattaaaactgcattcataaaaaagaaataaaaatcaattttagatTTGTAAATAAAGTTGGCAAATATGGTAGCCCTAATATAAACTGTGTTACTTCCTACACGCTATTTATTAAGTGTgcttattattcaattttaaaataatcccACACCAACTGAACATTTTCTTCTTTTCAGACGTAACACTCCATTTAAGATGATTTGGAAAGCGATCGTCTGTCTATTTTTACCATTAACATATTCACAACTCGTACCGGACTACAGGCTCAATAACAGTTTAGAACAGGGTAGCAACTATGTGCAAAACGATTACCCCTTACAAAACTATCAACAGAGAGACTATCAAAGGGACTATCAACAATCCAGCAGCTATCCCCGTAATTACATGCAAAGCAATTATCCATATCAACAGAACTTTCAAGATGGACAAACCGACAACGATGGCTTTATAGAAGGCGAGTATGACAAATACAACGACAATCAACAAGAGTATGGTTGTCCCCAGCATTGGTTGATGTTTAGAGATTCGTGCTATCGTTTCATGAAATCACCGTCACGTCCCAGAAACGAAGCTAGAAAGATTTGTCTCGCGTACGAGTCCGATTTGCTGTCAATCAATTCTATCGAAGAGCACGGCTTTATCATCAATCAATTGATGTGGCAAGACCCGCAGCACAGACGTTGGTACACGTCTATTAGACAACAGTCTCCACAACATTGGGTGAACGATGTCGATGGATCATCGATAACAAATATGGATAATGCCTTTTTACCGTATCACTACGATACGTTTGCAAAAGATTTTCTCGTCTATAAATACTCTGATCAATTAAAGAAGTGGGGGTTCGAAATGGTCACAGGAGAGGAGCCGTTGCATTTTATTTGTGaagaaaaaatgtcaaaattacGCTTTCTTTTAACGGAGGATAGAACTTATACTTATGGCGTCAATATAGATGACCCTGAAAAAATACCTAGAGGACCGTATTTTATTCGAGAACCTATTGATAGGATCTACGACGTATCCAAGAGCACTTTGGTGTACGAAGTTACCTTGAGCTGCTTGGCAGGAGGATATCCCACTCCGACATACGAATGGTATAGGGAAGATTTCAAGAATGATCTATTTGTCGCGACTAAAATCGATCCTTTATTAGACGGTAGATTCACTATTAGCGGGGGTACTTTGATTATTTATAGTCCTGATAAAAATGCCGACAGAACTAAATATCATTGTCGTGCGTCGAACAGATTTGGAACAATCCTTTCAGAGAGCGTGTCACTTTCGTTTGGATTCATCCGAGAATTCAATTCGAAACGTTCGAACGAACAAGGTAATCAAAATTGGGGTAAAGTAGTCTTCTGCGACCCTCCATTGCATTATCCTGGCATTACATACTACTGGGCTCGTGATTATTTCCCTAATTTCGTTCAGGAAGATCAACGAGTTTTCGTTTCGTACGACGGCGGTCTCTATTTCTCAGCTTTGGAGACTATAGATAGGGGAAGTTACAGTTGCAACGTTCAAAGTCGATCATCAGACAGTGGAAGAAATGGACCGTTCTTCAATTTGTCCGTCAACCCACATCCAGATTATCAACAGTTGAAATTCCCCAACAATTTTCCAAAGGCTTTCCCCGAAGCTCCGACTGTTGGCGAAGAAGCGAGATTGGAATGTATGGCGTTTGGCTACCCAATCCCTTCATATAATTGGACTAGAAAAGGTGCCGATTTGCCCAAACACTCCCATCTATCCAGTTATAACAGAGTACTTACAATACCTCGAGTATCAGTTGAAGACGAAGGTGAATATGTCTGTACAGTAACGAATGAACGTCTCTCCATAAATAATAGCGTTAATTTGAACGTTCAGGCTTTACCGAATTTCACTATACCGTTGGTGGATAAACACGTGGATAATAAAGGTGAGCTCACTTGGACGTGTGAAGCGTTCGGAATACCTGATGTAAATTATACGTGGTGGAAAAACGGCAAGGAAGTTAATATGGATAATTTAGCTCCTGAAGATAGAGACAGGTATCATATACAAGACAATATATTGTCCATTAGAAGTTTAGACCCTGAACGTGATCCTGGAATGTTCCAATGCGAGGCTAAAAACCAGTTGAAGTCAAGATATTCCTCGGCGCAGTTGAGAGTATTGTCGTTGAAGCCTTCTTTTAAAAAATACCCACTCGAAACTGAAACTTATGGTGCTGAGGGTGGTAATGTCACTATTTTATGTAAACCTGAGGCAGCACCTAGACCAAAGTTCATTTGGAAAAAGGATAATCACGTGATTGGAAGTGGAGGCAAGCGTAGAATTTTAGACAATGGAAATTTGATCATTAGCCCGGTATCGAGGGACGATGGAGGGGTTTATACATGCTCGGCGAGTAATCAATACGGCACGGATGAAAGCAAAGGAAGATTGATAATACTGCAAGCACCTAGATTCATTGAACGACTATCTCCTCGTATTCAAACTCAAGTCAGGcaaaatttgtttttacatTGCACAGCTTACACCGATGAAATCTTAGACACCGCATTTATCTGGACGCATAATGGCATTCGCCTCAGAGACACAAACTTTATAGACATTAACATTTACGACGataaaagattgaaaatcgacgGCGGTGAACTATCAATATTCAACATGTCGCTGTCCGATGCTGGAGAATATGAATGCATCGTTAAATCGGCTGTGGGTAGAATATCATCCAGGACGGTTATACTCGTCGAAGGCCCACCGGGTCCCCCGGGTGGCTTACAAGTTGTTAATATCAAACGGAACTCGGCCATTCTTCGATGGACCGATGGTGCCACAAATGGAAAACCGATCCTCGGATATATCGTTTCTGGTCGAACGAATTGGAATTCCACATGGACTAATATAAGTAGTAATGTGCGCGGTAGAGAGATAGATAGAAATAATGGACGGAAAGAGGGTACTGTTGAGAATTCTTTAACACCTTGGTCTGCTTATGAGTTCAGAATCCAAGCTTATAACGAACTCGGCTACGGAACTCCGTCTTTGCCAAGTCCGCGTCATTCTACACCTGCTGATAAACCGTACAGAGCGCCTTACAACATCGGCGGTGGAGGTGGAAAGATTGGAGACCTCACGATGCTTTGGAATACGATTCCCTCGTCGGAGCAGAACGGACCTAATctacattacaaaatattttggaGACGATTCGATCACGATACCGAATTCCAGTCATTACTACTCAAAGAGTTTGGCAATATCGGAATGCATGTCGTTCACGTTCCTATTGAATTCTTTTACACCAAATATGAAGTGAAAGTACAAGCTATCAACGACATTGGTCCGGGTCCGCTGAGCGATCCTGTCATTATATACTCCGCTGAAGACATGCCGCAAGTGGCACCGCAGCAAGTCAGCGCACTCTCGTTCAATTCGACGTCGTTGAACGTCACCTGGTTACCGATCGATCAGAGCCGGGATAGAATCAGAGGAAAACTCATCGGTCACAGACTCAAATACTGGCGGGAGGACAGGAAGGAAGAAGAGTGCGTTTATTATTTATCTAGATCGACCAGAAACTGGGCTCTCATCGTCGGACTTCAACCTGACACTTACTACAATGTTAAAGTGATGGCTTTCAACTCGGCTGGAGAGGGTCCCGAGAGTGAACGGTTCTTGGAAAGAACGTATCGTAAAGCTCCTCAGAAACCACCGTCAGCCGTACACGTATACGGTATCAATCCTTCGACAGTACGAGTTGTATGGCGTTACGTTGCACCGACTCAAGAAGAAGAACCACTGCAAGGCTATAAGGTATGTTTAGCCCGGTCTctgtgacgggcccgaatgtgaaacgcccgaaaacgcaaatatcggaaggcaaagatcgaaaatcgaaagatcttgtcgaatgatcaaaaaaaaaagggtgcatggtaaacggtacatactcacttaatttgcgcgagcaggatacaacaggaacaaaaggaacaggcttttcctcccgtattaatatgcgcgcgcagaatacgggaggaaaagcctgttcctcttgttcctgttgtatcctgctcgcccaaattaagtgagtatgtaccgtttaccatgcacccttttttttatctttcgacttaagatctttcgattttcgatctttgcgttttcgggcgtttcacattcgggcccgtgaggtagacccgtttagccatagatgtagaataacctagatatgccattacatacaaatttcgttgtgtggggggtttaactagcggggaagtggtgaaaagaAAAGGAAGGATGCAGCGGtcggcagtggtcagcaaccagtttatgtagATGTACATgcaatgaagttttattttatttataactttattttattggacactccacgtgacagtaaaccaaactaataaagccatattaagaaaaaaatatttagctatacacactatattaaactacaaatgtatgttactataataaaaccatcattaactattacaatatttaaacattagtaacttccacaaggcaattttaaagctgacactttaatatttagttcattgtttgtagttttaaacataatgtcgatttctgaatttccttcagtgccaacaagatataaGCGTGCATTTAGTGACACCCAGGTTGTCGACCACTGTTCCATCaatacatacatcgcgccgatatttcattatatattaaaatactactataattgaagacattatatattaattcttacttatgatatgtgatgccatccgcctttttatgttttcttgagtaattgtaatacaatttcactgaacacgttggcattttcgaaaaatgtcaatcgaccttcctacttagaagctaactagctactgagagagagtgtgcatgatctgtacttttttttgtgtgtgcatggtccaacagggtgatcggcttagagcgtcagggcgtatctatggtattctatatATCTATGATGTTTAGAAAATGTCAAAATACACGTCTTGAGTTTGAGTTTTGTTCTGATTCgtaaaaaaatctcatttcaGGTGCGAGTTTGGGAGGTGGATCAAGACATGAGTACCGCCAATGATACCATAATATCCGTCGGAGTCAAGTTAGAAGCGTACGTTGACGATTTGTCGCCGGGAAAAACTTACAATTTGCGTGTCCTCGGTTTTAGCAACGGTGGCGATGGAAGAATGTCATCGCCGACTATTACATTCCAGATGGGTGATTATCACACTGCTTCAGCTTACAGAAACGGTGCATCCGGCATGCGCTTCAATTATTTAAACGTATTTACCATcataagctgtttatattttgCGACAAAAGCTTGTTTTCTTTGACAACCATTAGTTGATGccgttattaatttttaagtctacaattaaatgttttttttttttgttaccgTATGGAGGACCATTTAAGCAACTTCTTGTGATTATTGTAATTCTGTCAATATTATACCGTAagtatttttttgtcatttttgatAACGGAATGAAAGAATGTCGTGAGAAATTGATCGATACTTATAATAGTACAAAAGATTTCGTatgtaatagttttttttttattactttctttTGAAGTAATTTTTGTTAtgatgttttgttttaattttactgctttcatttgttttctttttttatatatctttatatttacaaataatgcgagcttatttttttaatgaacacatacaatttttttattgtatggtACAaagttgttaaaaaaaaaagtatataagtatagaattttatttaatataaaacagattgtgaaaatttaaatttatgaattcaTTACATAGAATTTATTTATCGTGTCTCGAATGCagctttaaccctttgcccgcggcaataaatatagcgaacaagccctgtacgcggcatctttttcgcgaatttggcaatcgcgttttcgaccttaaatacagattttaatatttactcaagtaaccagatatgttaattaacacataaagtattattttaaacaataaaatacataatatatctcgtagttttggcttaattgtcaaataatcattcttcatacaattgagacgtatcgttgccattgttcaacagacgtgacgtcacataaactaGGTTTcactatggttccacaaaaaactaattttgactgatatatatgaattttaagcaaattgaatagatgacattcaactctcagtaatatattcaaccaattttgaaccttaaaacagttgaaataggcgcatataaggctcaaaatcccgtccaaagttcagaaattctatggaagacaaccccgctacagacttgtcgcgcaaagcttccatagaagacggccgcgggcaaacggtttaAAAAACGGACTTAAAAAAAAGTGTACTGCCgatattgatattatttattaccaattaaatttcatatgaaaattgtACCTGACATTGTATTTTATGAGATTTTAGCGGAATTAGATTATTGCAGTTTGTGAGATTACTTTTATGCAATAACAATCTTCAGTATTTCATGTCGCAGGTCACATGACGCATCTTAGTCGTGAAGTATTCTTAGAAACtatgtattgaatttataaatttgttaatCCGagccattttatttatattgaacttTATTGtgacattattatattacatatatgtattgggCTTTTGTTCATATCATTGTTATATACACAAAAGTTTCGTatgttaatgtaaatatatatattataagggtgaaatttttaaatttcgtcCAGTTAGTATTACTAAATAATTCAAGTGCTGATAGTTTTAGGATTTTTATAATGTGTGGTTATAAATATTTCGCTTTGACAATTTtcgaatattatatatctaagtgaaattcaaattttatatggggcagtaatttaaaaatgatttttaaatattgtactgCGGCGGTTGTAATTCTACCATtccattaattatattatatgatatatgtatgcctGTTTGCAGATTTTGAAGTGATGTCGAATTCTCCATTCCCTTTTTATTTTAGTTCATTGTCAATCTCATAAAAACTATATGAATttcaacatctacatatgtatgtacgtacatatattgcttGACTAAATGTCTGAAGATTagaatatttccatttttttagtCACACTTCTCATAGTCTGcatattcatatttcattttactcAAATTATTATTGACAATAATCAGAATCTCTTTTTTACAAATCTCAACATAATGTGTatgttcattatatatgtaatatgtatatattgtgtatacatatgttaatttgacttgatgtaattaaaaatactttttctatataatatgtgttttacttttattttataaattaatattaatgcaATGAAAAACAagcacttttaaaataaaaattcatatccATTAATTCTGAATTATTAACTTACTTAAACAAgagaataaattatattaaataaataaattgcatgTATCAGTGATATATAGaggatatttaatatttgatttctgCAAAACAAAGATGTTCAGTCAGATATCAGTCTTCTacatactttttcaattatGCTAAATTATATCATTCAGATGACCATCGTCTCCACTTCTACAACCTGATCATCCAGAGGGTCTGTTTGTTGTTGGTCATCGATCACCTCGTATTCCAACATATTGCAATCattcataaaataaactatATCTTCGTTGATGTACGTTTCGTCAGAGGACTCCATCAAGACCGGTGCGTTCTTTGAATTCTGCAAAACGTCTTGGCATTGGCTTACAAAGCTTTCGCCATCGATAGCATCCTTTATGATCATATTGTACGAGTTGTTTTCTGGTGATTCGTCTTGAAATGTTGGAAGATCTTCGCCTACCCATTGATCACTTTTCTCTATGTAATTATCTACCATATGTATAGTGCAGACTGGAGAATTATCCGGTTCGCAGATGCTGTTGATTGCCGAATCCAGAGCTCTGTCCTGAAACTGAAAATTAGGagtatttaaaagattattatttgtttgattagatatataaaaaaacatacttTTTGCACATTTTCTtcgtataatttcaaaaaatcaaaCACCTCTTGGAATTCCTTTTCTTCTTCGTACATTTTACTGTCAGCTGTgtgcaatattatatttgatatattcTTTTTCTGAGATggaaaaaagtttaaattatgtacgtaagttaagcaaattttatgattataaaacagtaaaaaatatatttactctgGGTCTTCCTCGACCTTTCTTTGGCAAAAGTCTCGATAAGTTGCTTTctgttataatattattatttttaagcatTCGTAAATGTTCTGTCTTCGTATCCCAACCGTCCAATTTAAAAGGAATCCTTATCAATATTCCGTTTTCTGATATATTTTCTTGAAGTGATGGCGTTTTAGTAAtatcctgaaaaatatatttttaaacatatcatttgatttcatattgtttatttttcttttttactcattgtatgtatgttcatttattttaaatttattaattataacagTTGCAGCTACCGTGACTTCTGGATCTTCAATGAAAGAATCAAATTTCAGATCGGTGATGAGAGGAGGAGAGAATTCAGGCAGATCATCTGAAAATAATGATACAATtggttttattttgattttcaagTCACGACACAAAAGATTTCATCCATTTCAAACATTACAAATTTGTTCaacaattattaaatacatgtatacataaacTGTAATGACAATGAAAGTAAGTTTGTAAATTATTACCAAGCCCGTCGAAATATACATCTGAGAGTCCTTTGATGTTAAAAAACTTTGCTGCCGATATTATTTCTTTGGTGTGCTGTCCCATAAAAGAAGTCTTTCCATAGTACATGAATTCAATGAGAGGCATTATGACGTTTGAGCTATAGTTGAAGCACAAAGTCAACTCTCTAAAGTTATCTTGTAGAGTTTCCTAAAAGACGTGTTAGATACATACTGTTAGTACTGCATTTGGACATGTAGGGATTACGTTAATGTAATTGTAGGCACCTGGAAATATTTACTGTTGGCGGCCAGAACTATTTTATGCACTTTGATAAATTTGTCTTCACACTTTATATTGATGTCGACGAAACGTTGCATTTGTAAAAGATGGCCAAAGCCGAATAAAAAAGAATCTGAATAATCTTCCAAACATACTTTATAAATAACGTTGCTCATTTTTGGTTCTAGAATGTTTGAAAAACCAATTTATAAAAGTTTCAGCAACAATTATAGGAATTGAAGTGCCATTTAATAAGAAGAAATCACAATTATCCTGACAAATATTGTACTTGAAAAAACTCGGTCGAGTTTTCTGCTTTTTCTGTGATCGAAATCATGCAAAAATGATGGCCATAAATAGTCGCTGGATTCGATGAGCTCtatgtattgaaatatattttaatcaaaccAAACTCTCGCcaaattaaactttattatcttTATAGTATTATTCTAACGAGAATTCAGTATTTTGAAGTtcgcgtacatatgtaaatacatatgttgaaaattcggtaattggattattaggcACATTGCGATCgg
This Arctopsyche grandis isolate Sample6627 chromosome 7, ASM5162203v2, whole genome shotgun sequence DNA region includes the following protein-coding sequences:
- the Cont gene encoding contactin — translated: MIWKAIVCLFLPLTYSQLVPDYRLNNSLEQGSNYVQNDYPLQNYQQRDYQRDYQQSSSYPRNYMQSNYPYQQNFQDGQTDNDGFIEGEYDKYNDNQQEYGCPQHWLMFRDSCYRFMKSPSRPRNEARKICLAYESDLLSINSIEEHGFIINQLMWQDPQHRRWYTSIRQQSPQHWVNDVDGSSITNMDNAFLPYHYDTFAKDFLVYKYSDQLKKWGFEMVTGEEPLHFICEEKMSKLRFLLTEDRTYTYGVNIDDPEKIPRGPYFIREPIDRIYDVSKSTLVYEVTLSCLAGGYPTPTYEWYREDFKNDLFVATKIDPLLDGRFTISGGTLIIYSPDKNADRTKYHCRASNRFGTILSESVSLSFGFIREFNSKRSNEQGNQNWGKVVFCDPPLHYPGITYYWARDYFPNFVQEDQRVFVSYDGGLYFSALETIDRGSYSCNVQSRSSDSGRNGPFFNLSVNPHPDYQQLKFPNNFPKAFPEAPTVGEEARLECMAFGYPIPSYNWTRKGADLPKHSHLSSYNRVLTIPRVSVEDEGEYVCTVTNERLSINNSVNLNVQALPNFTIPLVDKHVDNKGELTWTCEAFGIPDVNYTWWKNGKEVNMDNLAPEDRDRYHIQDNILSIRSLDPERDPGMFQCEAKNQLKSRYSSAQLRVLSLKPSFKKYPLETETYGAEGGNVTILCKPEAAPRPKFIWKKDNHVIGSGGKRRILDNGNLIISPVSRDDGGVYTCSASNQYGTDESKGRLIILQAPRFIERLSPRIQTQVRQNLFLHCTAYTDEILDTAFIWTHNGIRLRDTNFIDINIYDDKRLKIDGGELSIFNMSLSDAGEYECIVKSAVGRISSRTVILVEGPPGPPGGLQVVNIKRNSAILRWTDGATNGKPILGYIVSGRTNWNSTWTNISSNVRGREIDRNNGRKEGTVENSLTPWSAYEFRIQAYNELGYGTPSLPSPRHSTPADKPYRAPYNIGGGGGKIGDLTMLWNTIPSSEQNGPNLHYKIFWRRFDHDTEFQSLLLKEFGNIGMHVVHVPIEFFYTKYEVKVQAINDIGPGPLSDPVIIYSAEDMPQVAPQQVSALSFNSTSLNVTWLPIDQSRDRIRGKLIGHRLKYWREDRKEEECVYYLSRSTRNWALIVGLQPDTYYNVKVMAFNSAGEGPESERFLERTYRKAPQKPPSAVHVYGINPSTVRVVWRYVAPTQEEEPLQGYKVRVWEVDQDMSTANDTIISVGVKLEAYVDDLSPGKTYNLRVLGFSNGGDGRMSSPTITFQMGDYHTASAYRNGASGMRFNYLNVFTIISCLYFATKACFL
- the LOC143914324 gene encoding uncharacterized protein LOC143914324, producing MSNVIYKVCLEDYSDSFLFGFGHLLQMQRFVDINIKCEDKFIKVHKIVLAANSKYFQETLQDNFRELTLCFNYSSNVIMPLIEFMYYGKTSFMGQHTKEIISAAKFFNIKGLSDVYFDGLDDLPEFSPPLITDLKFDSFIEDPEVTDITKTPSLQENISENGILIRIPFKLDGWDTKTEHLRMLKNNNIITESNLSRLLPKKGRGRPRKKNISNIILHTADSKMYEEEKEFQEVFDFLKLYEENVQKFQDRALDSAINSICEPDNSPVCTIHMVDNYIEKSDQWVGEDLPTFQDESPENNSYNMIIKDAIDGESFVSQCQDVLQNSKNAPVLMESSDETYINEDIVYFMNDCNMLEYEVIDDQQQTDPLDDQVVEVETMVI